In Mucilaginibacter celer, one DNA window encodes the following:
- a CDS encoding AraC family transcriptional regulator, with amino-acid sequence MTTSNVMREITPLTPSDCFTIFSRVKKKFDFPLHYHDEYELNLIINAKGAKRVVGGHIEVIDEVELALIGPNLYHAWFTHQCHSEEITEVTIQFHKDLFDEKFLKRNQLSFVKSMLERSQRGIAFSAETIHALKDRIMQLDKKTGFDSVLELLSILHDLSISRNMKMLSDPSFTNEKFYYNSRRIEKVFEHMNINYNKQITLAEVAKIANMPEASFSRFIKKRTGKTFIDSLNEIRLGHASRMLIDSTTTVAEIAYKCGFNNISNFNRIFKRKKMCIPKEFRETYTGNRVFI; translated from the coding sequence ATGACTACAAGTAATGTAATGCGGGAGATAACGCCGCTAACACCGAGCGATTGTTTTACCATTTTTTCGAGGGTGAAAAAGAAGTTTGATTTTCCGCTTCATTATCATGATGAGTATGAGCTGAACCTGATTATCAATGCCAAAGGAGCGAAAAGGGTAGTGGGCGGCCATATCGAGGTAATTGACGAGGTTGAACTTGCGCTGATAGGGCCTAATCTGTATCATGCCTGGTTTACGCATCAATGCCATAGCGAGGAAATTACCGAGGTTACTATCCAGTTTCATAAAGATCTGTTTGACGAAAAATTCTTGAAGCGTAATCAGTTGAGTTTTGTGAAAAGCATGCTGGAGCGCTCGCAGCGGGGTATAGCCTTCTCGGCCGAAACTATTCACGCGCTGAAAGACAGGATTATGCAGTTGGATAAAAAAACAGGGTTTGATTCGGTGCTCGAATTGCTGTCTATCCTGCACGATCTTTCTATTTCCCGCAATATGAAAATGCTGTCGGATCCAAGCTTTACTAACGAAAAGTTTTACTACAACAGCCGCAGGATAGAGAAGGTATTCGAGCATATGAATATCAATTATAACAAGCAGATAACTCTTGCCGAAGTAGCCAAAATAGCCAATATGCCCGAGGCGTCTTTCAGTAGGTTTATTAAAAAGCGTACCGGTAAAACCTTTATTGATAGTCTGAACGAGATCAGGCTCGGCCACGCCTCCAGGATGCTGATTGATTCGACAACCACTGTGGCCGAGATCGCCTATAAATGCGGCTTTAATAATATCTCCAATTTCAACCGGATTTTTAAGCGGAAAAAGATGTGTATCCCTAAAGAATTCCGGGAAACTTACACCGGTAACCGGGTGTTTATTTAG
- a CDS encoding sodium:solute symporter family protein, whose product MKLHLVDVAIIVLYLLSTIVIGLWYRKKARENKESYMLGGKSLPWYKLGLSDASDMFDISGTMWMVSLCFVYGMKSIWIPWLWPVFNQVFLMMYLSRWLRRSNAATGAEWLGTRFGRMGAGVTGSNIVVIAFALLSCFGYLAYGFIGLGKFIEIFIPWNLVSAYVPFNVAPQYVPHVYGIVFTLFAMFYSIIGGMHSIVLGDMLKYAIMTVACIWIGFIAAARLQGNHLNVPEGWYSPFFGKNLGLSWTGIINEVNDKIKADGYSLFGLFFMMMTFKGVFAAVAGPAPNYDMQKILSTRSPEEASKMSGFVNIILLPIRYSLIVSLTILGLLFYRQMNLKDASGSIDFERILPSVINDFLPVGLVGLLLAGLLGAFMSTFSGTMNAAQAYIVNDIYIKYINPKASTKKIITANYLVGVFVVAVGVILGFFVKDVNSVLQWIVSALYAGYIISNALKWHWWRFNANGFFYGMLAGILCAMVFSVVIPAVELIYWVPALFAVSLLGSLIGTYTAPATDMKVLKSFYTTVRPWGFWEPVKKVVMEADPSFVPNKNFKLNMFNVVIGTTAQCCLTILPMYLILAQKTSLMVTIAILAVAVLILKRTWWNKLNDY is encoded by the coding sequence ATGAAACTACACTTAGTTGATGTTGCCATTATAGTTCTGTACTTGTTAAGCACCATTGTTATTGGCCTTTGGTACCGTAAAAAGGCCCGCGAAAACAAGGAAAGCTATATGCTTGGCGGCAAATCATTACCCTGGTACAAACTGGGGCTGAGTGATGCTTCGGATATGTTTGATATCAGTGGCACCATGTGGATGGTAAGCCTGTGCTTTGTGTATGGGATGAAAAGCATCTGGATCCCCTGGCTTTGGCCGGTATTTAACCAGGTGTTTTTAATGATGTACCTGTCGCGCTGGCTGCGCAGATCAAACGCCGCTACCGGTGCCGAATGGCTGGGTACGCGTTTTGGCCGTATGGGCGCGGGTGTAACAGGTTCAAATATAGTAGTGATAGCCTTTGCACTGTTAAGCTGCTTTGGATATTTGGCCTATGGTTTTATAGGTCTGGGTAAGTTCATTGAAATTTTTATCCCATGGAATCTGGTAAGCGCTTATGTGCCGTTTAACGTGGCCCCGCAATACGTGCCGCATGTTTATGGTATTGTATTTACGCTGTTTGCTATGTTTTACTCCATCATAGGTGGTATGCACAGTATCGTTTTAGGCGATATGTTAAAGTACGCCATCATGACGGTGGCCTGTATTTGGATAGGTTTTATAGCCGCGGCCAGGTTACAGGGCAATCACCTGAATGTTCCTGAAGGTTGGTACAGTCCGTTCTTCGGTAAAAACCTGGGCTTAAGCTGGACGGGAATTATCAACGAGGTAAATGATAAGATCAAGGCGGATGGTTATTCGCTGTTCGGTTTGTTTTTTATGATGATGACTTTTAAAGGCGTTTTCGCGGCAGTAGCTGGTCCGGCACCAAATTATGATATGCAAAAGATCCTCTCTACCCGCTCGCCCGAAGAGGCCAGCAAAATGAGTGGCTTTGTCAATATCATCCTGCTGCCTATTCGTTACTCGCTCATTGTGAGTTTAACGATATTGGGCCTGCTGTTTTATCGCCAGATGAATTTGAAAGATGCCAGCGGATCTATCGATTTTGAACGGATCCTGCCCTCGGTAATTAATGATTTTTTACCGGTTGGTTTGGTTGGATTGTTACTGGCGGGTTTGTTAGGAGCTTTCATGAGCACCTTTAGCGGCACTATGAACGCGGCGCAGGCCTACATTGTAAACGATATCTACATCAAATACATCAATCCAAAAGCCTCAACCAAAAAAATAATTACCGCCAATTATTTGGTAGGCGTATTTGTGGTGGCGGTAGGGGTGATACTGGGTTTTTTTGTAAAAGATGTGAATTCGGTATTGCAATGGATCGTATCGGCCCTGTATGCGGGATATATCATCTCGAACGCGTTGAAATGGCATTGGTGGCGCTTTAATGCCAACGGTTTTTTTTACGGCATGCTGGCGGGGATTTTATGCGCCATGGTTTTTTCGGTAGTGATCCCGGCGGTAGAACTGATCTATTGGGTACCGGCTTTGTTTGCGGTATCCCTGTTGGGTTCGCTCATCGGCACTTATACTGCTCCGGCTACCGATATGAAGGTGCTTAAATCCTTTTATACAACGGTACGCCCCTGGGGCTTTTGGGAGCCGGTTAAAAAAGTGGTTATGGAGGCCGATCCTTCATTTGTTCCAAATAAAAATTTCAAACTGAATATGTTCAATGTGGTAATTGGTACTACGGCGCAATGCTGCCTTACCATATTACCCATGTACCTCATCCTGGCGCAAAAAACATCGTTAATGGTTACCATAGCCATACTGGCCGTAGCCGTTTTAATACTGAAACGCACCTGGTGGAATAAACTAAACGACTATTGA
- a CDS encoding glycoside hydrolase family 130 protein, protein MTQQFKQRLAHLQAEHAQVINKQNEVADTGNGVFSRFKSPVLTAAHTPLAWRYDLDEQRNPYLMERFGINAVFNAGAIKYNGKYLMIARVEGADRKSFFAVAESADGINGFKFWDYPVELPETDEPDTNVYDMRLTQHEDGWIYGLFCTERRDPEAPPHDQSMAIAACGIARTKDLVKWERLPDLKTNSPQQRNVVLHPEFVDGKYALYTRPQDGFISAGTGGGIGFGLCDSMENAVLDTETIIHNKNYHTVYEAKNGQGPAPIKTEKGWLHLAHGVRNTAAGLRYVLYMFMTDLDDLTKVLYQPAGYFLAPEGEERVGDVSNVVFCNGWIADEDGSVYIYYASSDTRMHVATTTVDKLVDYVMHTPADGFRSVSSVEVVYNIIDKNKDSGKLQEA, encoded by the coding sequence ATGACGCAGCAATTTAAGCAACGGTTGGCCCACTTGCAGGCCGAACACGCGCAGGTGATCAACAAGCAAAACGAAGTAGCCGATACGGGTAATGGAGTGTTCAGCCGTTTTAAATCGCCGGTGCTCACGGCCGCGCATACGCCCCTGGCCTGGCGGTACGATTTGGATGAGCAGCGCAACCCCTATTTAATGGAGCGCTTTGGCATCAACGCCGTTTTTAATGCCGGAGCGATAAAATATAACGGTAAATACCTGATGATAGCCCGCGTTGAAGGTGCCGACCGTAAATCGTTTTTCGCCGTAGCCGAAAGTGCGGATGGTATCAACGGCTTCAAATTCTGGGATTATCCGGTAGAACTCCCCGAAACCGACGAGCCGGATACCAATGTTTACGATATGCGCCTCACCCAACACGAAGACGGCTGGATATACGGCTTATTCTGCACCGAACGCCGTGACCCGGAAGCTCCACCGCACGATCAATCTATGGCGATAGCGGCCTGTGGCATAGCCCGCACCAAAGACCTGGTAAAATGGGAGCGCCTGCCCGATCTGAAAACAAACTCGCCGCAACAGCGCAACGTGGTTTTGCATCCCGAGTTTGTGGATGGTAAATACGCGCTGTACACCCGTCCGCAGGATGGTTTTATCAGCGCGGGTACCGGAGGCGGGATCGGTTTTGGCTTGTGCGATAGCATGGAGAATGCCGTTCTGGATACGGAAACCATCATCCATAATAAAAATTACCATACCGTTTACGAAGCCAAAAACGGACAAGGGCCTGCACCCATAAAAACCGAAAAAGGCTGGCTACACCTGGCGCATGGTGTACGTAACACTGCCGCTGGTCTACGTTACGTACTGTATATGTTCATGACCGATCTGGATGATTTAACCAAAGTACTTTACCAACCAGCAGGTTATTTCCTTGCACCAGAGGGGGAAGAACGCGTAGGGGATGTATCAAACGTAGTATTCTGCAATGGCTGGATAGCTGATGAGGATGGCTCGGTTTATATTTATTATGCCTCGTCAGATACCCGTATGCATGTAGCAACTACTACGGTTGATAAACTGGTAGATTATGTGATGCATACGCCCGCGGATGGTTTCCGTTCAGTATCATCGGTTGAGGTAGTTTATAATATTATTGATAAAAATAAAGATTCGGGCAAGTTGCAGGAGGCGTAA
- a CDS encoding AGE family epimerase/isomerase, whose product MTNNTFNQPQNIKKQQLDVLTTLQSELNDELNNILSYWINNAVDDVNGGFWGKIDNDNVITADAPKGSVLNARILWSFSAAYNQNPDEVYLQMANRAYDYIQTYFVDDEFGGVYWSVDYRGQKQDTKKQVYANAFVIYALSKYFIASGKESAKTEAVELYKLLVDKSYDIDKTGYFEAFTRDWQPIDDLRLSAKDANEKKTMNTHLHVLEGYSNLYRIWPDESLKKQIETIINNFFDHFIDAVNHHLVLFFEEDWTRKSDMVSFGHDIEATWLLLEAAEVIGNHELILKAREVCIAIAEVTIKGLDTDGGLWYEYEPEADHLIKEKHWWVQAEAMVGFYNAWQVSGDKKYLELAVANWAFIKNKILDKQNGEWFWGIKADGSIMPGEDKAGLWKCPYHNSRACLEIIKRINVSK is encoded by the coding sequence ATGACTAACAATACATTCAATCAACCACAAAACATAAAAAAACAGCAGCTTGATGTCTTAACAACTCTTCAATCCGAACTAAATGATGAGTTGAATAACATCCTCAGCTATTGGATCAATAACGCAGTTGATGATGTTAACGGCGGTTTTTGGGGCAAAATAGATAATGATAACGTAATTACCGCCGATGCCCCCAAAGGCTCGGTGTTGAATGCCCGGATTCTTTGGAGCTTTTCGGCAGCATATAATCAAAACCCGGATGAGGTTTATCTGCAGATGGCTAATCGCGCTTATGATTACATCCAAACCTATTTTGTGGATGATGAATTTGGAGGTGTATACTGGTCGGTTGATTATAGGGGGCAAAAGCAGGATACCAAAAAACAGGTTTACGCGAATGCGTTTGTTATTTATGCCCTGAGCAAATACTTCATAGCATCGGGAAAGGAAAGCGCCAAAACCGAAGCTGTTGAGTTGTATAAATTATTAGTTGATAAAAGCTATGATATAGATAAAACCGGCTACTTCGAGGCCTTTACCCGCGATTGGCAACCCATAGATGATCTTCGCCTAAGCGCCAAAGATGCCAATGAAAAAAAGACAATGAACACCCACTTGCACGTGTTGGAGGGGTATTCGAATCTGTACCGCATTTGGCCGGATGAAAGTTTGAAAAAACAAATTGAAACGATCATTAATAACTTCTTCGATCATTTTATTGATGCGGTCAACCATCACCTCGTGTTGTTTTTTGAGGAGGATTGGACCCGAAAATCAGATATGGTATCCTTTGGGCATGATATTGAAGCAACCTGGCTTTTATTGGAAGCAGCAGAGGTTATCGGCAACCACGAATTGATATTGAAAGCAAGAGAGGTTTGCATCGCGATAGCAGAAGTAACAATAAAGGGTTTGGATACCGACGGCGGCTTATGGTATGAGTATGAGCCGGAAGCCGATCATCTCATCAAAGAAAAACACTGGTGGGTACAGGCCGAAGCCATGGTAGGTTTTTATAACGCCTGGCAGGTAAGCGGCGATAAAAAATACCTCGAATTGGCCGTAGCCAACTGGGCCTTTATAAAAAATAAAATACTGGATAAACAAAACGGCGAGTGGTTTTGGGGGATCAAAGCCGATGGCAGCATTATGCCCGGCGAAGACAAAGCCGGCCTTTGGAAATGCCCATACCACAACAGCCGCGCCTGTTTGGAAATTATTAAACGGATAAACGTATCAAAATGA
- a CDS encoding alpha-L-arabinofuranosidase codes for MKNTKIVLMASLVAFAVLLSCKKGSKPNPDPTLVVDPGNGGSTGPITAPTDPSIAASQGFFLDDWQGKTFSKPATIAAAKPTASTSINVTADFAQVVSKVSKYLFGNNINPFTGQYTDGVTVNNITNLSPNIIRAPGGSLSDVYFWDMSAYGKPADAPEHLLKPDGTVDAGSGYWSGNVNDSWSLSLSNYYSLLQKTNTTGIITVNYAYARYGTGDNPVAAAAHLAAQWVRFDKGRTKYWEVGNECYGNWEACYRIDQSKNKDGQPAIITGELYGKHFKVFADSMRKAAADVGATIKIGAVLHESADNGNPTIVTGWNPGVLGQIGDKADFYIGHNYYTNFNENSNAITILNTAEASSKTTMDYLKGALQTAGSAQKPIALTEWNIFSSGSKQQISNIAGVHAVMVLGELIKDQYGQASRWDLANSWDTNHPGDDHGLFSIGQTGLADFTPRPAFYYMYYFQKYFGDRMISSSVSGSTDVVSYASSFNSGEAGVVLVNKSTTDQVVNINFKNYYTGSNYYYYTLKGGTDNGEFSGKVLVNGSGPTGDFGGPANYKNISASVSATSGGIKVRVPARGVVFLVADKK; via the coding sequence ATGAAAAATACTAAAATTGTGCTGATGGCTTCGTTAGTAGCCTTTGCTGTACTGTTAAGTTGTAAAAAAGGAAGCAAACCTAACCCTGATCCAACCCTGGTTGTTGATCCCGGAAATGGAGGCTCAACCGGACCAATAACTGCACCAACTGATCCATCCATAGCCGCCTCGCAGGGCTTTTTTCTTGACGATTGGCAGGGTAAAACTTTCAGCAAACCGGCAACCATCGCGGCCGCAAAACCAACAGCGAGCACATCCATTAATGTTACTGCCGATTTTGCGCAGGTAGTATCCAAAGTATCCAAATACCTGTTTGGTAATAATATCAACCCTTTTACCGGTCAGTATACAGATGGGGTTACGGTTAACAATATCACTAATCTTTCACCCAATATTATCCGCGCACCGGGCGGCAGTTTATCTGATGTTTACTTTTGGGATATGTCCGCCTACGGCAAACCTGCCGACGCGCCCGAGCATCTTTTAAAACCCGATGGTACGGTTGATGCCGGGAGCGGCTATTGGAGCGGAAACGTGAATGATAGCTGGAGCTTAAGTTTGAGTAATTACTACAGCCTGCTGCAAAAAACGAATACTACAGGTATTATTACCGTAAATTATGCTTACGCCCGATATGGTACCGGTGACAATCCGGTAGCCGCGGCCGCCCATTTGGCCGCGCAATGGGTTAGGTTTGATAAAGGCCGCACCAAATACTGGGAAGTAGGTAACGAATGTTACGGCAACTGGGAAGCCTGTTACCGCATTGACCAAAGCAAAAATAAAGACGGCCAGCCTGCCATCATTACCGGCGAGCTATACGGCAAGCATTTTAAAGTGTTTGCCGATTCGATGCGCAAAGCCGCTGCCGATGTAGGGGCGACTATCAAAATAGGCGCGGTATTGCATGAAAGTGCCGATAATGGCAATCCCACCATTGTTACAGGTTGGAACCCTGGCGTATTAGGCCAGATTGGAGATAAAGCTGATTTTTACATCGGGCATAATTACTATACCAACTTTAACGAAAATTCAAACGCCATTACCATACTCAATACTGCTGAAGCATCATCCAAAACAACCATGGATTACCTGAAAGGCGCACTGCAAACAGCAGGTTCGGCTCAAAAGCCAATTGCCTTAACCGAGTGGAATATTTTTTCATCAGGTTCAAAGCAGCAAATCTCCAATATTGCAGGTGTACACGCAGTGATGGTTTTGGGCGAACTGATCAAAGATCAATATGGCCAGGCCAGCAGATGGGACTTAGCTAATAGTTGGGATACCAATCATCCCGGCGATGACCATGGGCTGTTCAGTATTGGGCAAACAGGCCTGGCTGATTTTACGCCCCGCCCTGCGTTTTATTATATGTACTATTTTCAAAAGTATTTTGGGGATAGGATGATCAGTTCGTCGGTTAGTGGTAGCACGGATGTGGTAAGTTATGCCTCATCCTTTAACTCGGGCGAGGCTGGCGTGGTGCTGGTAAATAAAAGTACGACCGACCAGGTAGTGAACATCAACTTTAAAAACTATTATACGGGTAGCAACTACTATTATTATACGCTTAAAGGCGGTACAGATAACGGCGAGTTCTCGGGCAAGGTGTTGGTAAACGGCAGCGGCCCGACAGGCGATTTTGGAGGCCCGGCTAACTATAAAAATATATCGGCAAGCGTAAGCGCAACCAGTGGAGGTATCAAGGTAAGGGTACCGGCAAGGGGTGTGGTGTTTTTGGTGGCGGATAAAAAATAA
- a CDS encoding glycoside hydrolase family 26 protein gives MSKNLKGLVILLLFVSPRPAMSQLFEPSDKKATSQTRQLFYSMQRLVDAGVIFGHHDDLAYGVGWRGDEDRSDVKSLTGSYPAMYGWDLAKIEHDSIRDINGIDFKQQQQFVKTVYERGGINTFCWHMDNPANDQTAWDTTMQTVKELIPGGAYHDAYKTYLDKAANHLSGMKGEEGEPIPILFRPFHELTGTWFWWCKNTCTPDEFKTVWQFTISYLRDKKKLHNLLVVYSAADFESEEEFLERYPGDDYVDFIGFDNYCTTSVASYQTKLDKRLGIVDAIAQKHHKLSCLPETGYEGIPMDNWWTNVLLPTLKKHKVSYVMAWRNGNEHHYYVPFPGQQSAVDFVRFFNNPNVIFQNRITPLGVYGQPNRGE, from the coding sequence ATGTCAAAAAACTTAAAAGGATTGGTTATTTTACTGTTATTTGTAAGCCCCCGCCCTGCAATGTCGCAACTTTTTGAGCCATCCGATAAAAAAGCCACTTCCCAAACCCGGCAGTTATTTTACAGTATGCAGCGTTTGGTTGATGCTGGTGTAATATTCGGCCATCATGATGATCTGGCTTATGGTGTTGGCTGGCGAGGCGACGAGGATCGATCAGACGTGAAAAGCCTAACCGGATCATACCCCGCCATGTACGGCTGGGATTTGGCGAAAATAGAACATGATAGCATTCGGGATATAAACGGAATCGACTTTAAGCAACAGCAGCAGTTTGTAAAAACGGTTTATGAGCGTGGCGGCATCAATACCTTCTGCTGGCATATGGATAACCCGGCCAACGACCAAACAGCCTGGGATACCACCATGCAAACCGTTAAAGAACTCATCCCCGGCGGGGCATACCATGATGCCTACAAAACGTATCTTGACAAAGCCGCCAATCACCTCTCGGGTATGAAAGGCGAGGAGGGAGAACCGATCCCCATTTTATTTCGCCCCTTTCACGAGCTTACCGGTACCTGGTTTTGGTGGTGTAAAAACACCTGCACACCCGATGAGTTTAAAACCGTTTGGCAGTTTACCATTAGCTATCTCCGCGATAAAAAGAAACTGCATAACCTGCTGGTCGTTTACTCGGCAGCCGATTTTGAATCGGAAGAGGAATTTCTGGAGCGATATCCGGGCGATGATTATGTGGATTTTATCGGCTTTGATAATTATTGTACTACCAGTGTGGCATCCTATCAAACTAAACTTGATAAGCGGCTTGGTATTGTTGATGCCATCGCCCAAAAACATCATAAGCTAAGCTGCCTGCCCGAAACCGGTTATGAAGGCATCCCAATGGATAACTGGTGGACAAACGTTTTGCTGCCAACCCTAAAAAAACACAAAGTAAGCTATGTAATGGCCTGGCGAAATGGTAACGAGCATCATTACTATGTGCCATTTCCCGGTCAGCAAAGCGCAGTCGACTTTGTTAGGTTTTTTAATAACCCAAATGTTATTTTTCAGAATAGGATAACACCCCTTGGTGTTTATGGGCAACCAAACAGGGGCGAATAG
- a CDS encoding ArsR/SmtB family transcription factor, which yields MKTRRDVYQAIADPTRRAIINMIATEPQNVNTIAANFDVTRQAISLHIQILLDCGLIDVKQKGRDRFCEARLDQLGEVSAWVDQYRQHWENKLDNLEKYVAQLKAERNGKHNQ from the coding sequence ATGAAAACCAGACGAGACGTTTACCAGGCCATTGCCGATCCTACCCGCCGGGCTATCATTAACATGATTGCTACCGAACCGCAAAATGTAAATACCATAGCTGCAAATTTTGATGTTACCCGCCAGGCCATCTCGCTTCATATCCAAATCCTGCTTGATTGTGGCCTTATTGATGTAAAGCAAAAAGGCCGCGACCGCTTCTGCGAAGCCCGGCTTGATCAGCTTGGCGAAGTATCGGCCTGGGTTGATCAGTACCGCCAGCATTGGGAAAATAAATTAGATAACCTTGAAAAATACGTAGCACAATTAAAAGCCGAAAGAAATGGAAAACATAACCAATAA
- a CDS encoding SRPBCC family protein — protein sequence MENITNNTADRELRLTRTLDAPVELVWEVWTDPKHIAQWWGPNGFTNTISKMDIEPGGEWELVMHGPDGTDYKNKSVFKEVIPFKKIVYEHVSGPKFLATIQFEAQGEQTFLTWHMLFETTEQFIQVVKTFKADEGLKQNIEKLNAYLIGMK from the coding sequence ATGGAAAACATAACCAATAACACTGCCGATCGTGAATTACGCCTAACCCGCACCCTGGATGCACCCGTTGAATTGGTATGGGAAGTATGGACAGATCCCAAACACATAGCCCAATGGTGGGGGCCAAATGGTTTTACCAATACCATCAGTAAAATGGATATTGAACCAGGTGGCGAGTGGGAGCTGGTAATGCACGGCCCGGATGGAACCGATTACAAAAACAAGAGTGTTTTTAAAGAAGTAATTCCGTTTAAAAAGATAGTTTATGAACATGTAAGCGGTCCTAAGTTTTTAGCCACCATTCAATTTGAAGCTCAAGGCGAACAAACTTTCCTTACCTGGCATATGCTTTTTGAAACCACCGAACAATTTATTCAGGTAGTGAAAACCTTCAAAGCTGATGAAGGCTTGAAACAAAACATCGAAAAACTGAATGCTTATTTAATTGGTATGAAATAA